From a region of the Branchiostoma floridae strain S238N-H82 chromosome 13, Bfl_VNyyK, whole genome shotgun sequence genome:
- the LOC118429335 gene encoding protein krueppel-like, translated as MATKAVAHLEQEEGRNGRGEDPSRPHKCSECDKQFRNMSGLKKHLRTHTGEELYRCEECSKQFSHLGNLERHMRTHTGEKPYRCEECSKQFSDLGTLKTHMRTHTGEKPYKSSSL; from the exons ATGGCAACCAAAGCTGTAGCTCATCTGGAACAAGAGGAGGGCAGGAATGGACGTGGAGAGGATCCTTCGCGCCCTCACAAGTGTAGCGAGTGCGACAAGCAGTTTCGTAATATGAGTGGATTGAAAAAACACCTGCGTACTCATACTGGTGAGGAActctacaggtgtgaggagtgtagcaaacagttcagtcatctGGGTAATCTGGAGAggcacatgaggactcacaccggtgagaaaccctacaggtgtgaggagtgcagcaaacagttcagtgatCTGGGCACTCTGAAGACGCATATGAGGACCCATaccggagagaaaccttacaaat catcgagtctctag
- the LOC118429248 gene encoding archaemetzincin-2-like isoform X2, with the protein MTSRSESARIRQLLQGLTEDEILELMRMISPKFAPADAETRKKAVLPDPNEKKSTKRYENLKAAERRYFAEAYNESSELWKPLTIEDESDWLNNHPESGQTFGEWFTKEFPQHRVNRQRRTIYILPLGPFPPGHAGQSTAAAGATAGASTSTGETGGASSSARGATGGAAGGAEGGASPSSRTDKVLLAWLQKFCQCFFLGVDVKFLDPVRVREVRCRTRINEHTKQWQLLSKDILDYLVSKKPRDAICLVAVTMLDLYPSDSWNFVFGQASLVTGCGVFSFARYDENFYYIPRDRKKAKKSELEEFNMPPVTSVLLLRACKVMTHELCHMFGMKHCIYFSCCINGSNSRDESDRRPVDLCPVCLRKLQEAVDFRLAVRFRAMLQYCTKESWDSGVPAPPLEAFEPFKKWLEKVLVFLEETPAAGNETPAAGNETPAAGNEESSQASN; encoded by the exons ATGACCTCGCGGTCGGAGTCAGCGCGTATCCGCCAGCTGCTGCAGGGTCTGACGGAGGACGAGATTCTGGAGCTGATGAGGATGATCTCCCCGAAGTTCGCGCCGGCCGACGCAGAGACGCGCAAGAAGGCCGTGCTTCCGGACCCTAATGAGAAGAAGAGTACAAAGAGATatgag AATTTAAAGGCAGCCGAGCGACGTTACTTTGCGGAAGCGTACAACGAGAGCAGCGAGTTGTGGAAACCGCTGACGATAGAAGACGAGTCTGATTGGTTAAACAACCACCCAGAGTCGGGACAGACGTTTGGGGAATG GTTTACAAAGGAGTTCCCCCAACACAGAGTGAATCGTCAGCGTCGTACCATCTACATCCTTCCCCTGGGGCCGTTCCCACCCGGGCACGCTGGACAATCTACAGCTGCTGCAGGTGCAACAGCAGGTGCAAGTACAAGCACAGGTGAAACAG GCGGTGCCAGTTCTTCAGCTAGAGGTGCAACGGGCGGGGCAGCGGGCGGGGCAGAGGGCGGGGCCAGTCCAAGCTCAAGGACAGACAAGGTGCTGCTGGCCTGGCTGCAGAAGTTCTGCCAGTGTTTCTTCCTGGGTGTGGACGTCAAGTTCCTGGATCCGGTGCGGGTTCGTGAGGTCCGATGCCGCACAAGGATTAATGAGCACACGAAG CAATGGCAGCTGCTGTCCAAGGACATCCTTGACTACCTGGTGAGTAAGAAGCCGCGCGATGCCATCTGCCTGGTTGCCGTGACGATGCTGGACCTGTACCCCAGCGACTCCTGGAACTTTGTCTTCGGACAAGCCTCTCTCGTAACAGG ATGCGGCGTGTTCAGCTTTGCTCGGTATGACGAGAATTTCTACTACATTCCTCGAGATCGCAAGAAAGCCAAGAAGTCTGAGCTGGAGGAGTTCAACATGCCGCCAGTCACGAGCGTACTCCTGCTCAGAGCCtgcaag GTGATGACACATGAGCTGTGTCACATGTTTGGTATGAAGCACTGCATCTACTTCTCCTGCTGCATCAACGGCTCCAACAGTCGCGACGAGTCGGACCGCCGGCCCGTCGACCTCTGCCCCGTCTGCCTCCGCAAGCTCCAGGAGGCCGTGGACTTCCGTCTCGCCGTGCGATTCCGCGctatgctgcagtactgcaccAAGGAATCCTGGGACTCGGGCGTGCCCGCCCCTCCTCTGGAGGCGTTCGAACCGTTCAAGAAATGGCTGGAGAAAGTTCTGGTGTTCTTGGAGGAAACGCCAGCTGCTGGGAATGAAACGCCAGCTGCTGGGAATGAAACGCCAGCTGCTGGGAATGAAGAAAGCAGCCAAGCTTCCAACTAG
- the LOC118429248 gene encoding archaemetzincin-2-like isoform X4 translates to MTSRSESARIRQLLQGLTEDEILELMRMISPKFAPADAETRKKAVLPDPNEKKSTKRYENLKAAERRYFAEAYNESSELWKPLTIEDESDWLNNHPESGQTFGEWFTKEFPQHRVNRQRRTIYILPLGPFPPGHAGQSTAAAGATAGASTSTGGASSSARGATGGAAGGAEGGASPSSRTDKVLLAWLQKFCQCFFLGVDVKFLDPVRVREVRCRTRINEHTKQWQLLSKDILDYLVSKKPRDAICLVAVTMLDLYPSDSWNFVFGQASLVTGCGVFSFARYDENFYYIPRDRKKAKKSELEEFNMPPVTSVLLLRACKVMTHELCHMFGMKHCIYFSCCINGSNSRDESDRRPVDLCPVCLRKLQEAVDFRLAVRFRAMLQYCTKESWDSGVPAPPLEAFEPFKKWLEKVLVFLEETPAAGNETPAAGNETPAAGNEESSQASN, encoded by the exons ATGACCTCGCGGTCGGAGTCAGCGCGTATCCGCCAGCTGCTGCAGGGTCTGACGGAGGACGAGATTCTGGAGCTGATGAGGATGATCTCCCCGAAGTTCGCGCCGGCCGACGCAGAGACGCGCAAGAAGGCCGTGCTTCCGGACCCTAATGAGAAGAAGAGTACAAAGAGATatgag AATTTAAAGGCAGCCGAGCGACGTTACTTTGCGGAAGCGTACAACGAGAGCAGCGAGTTGTGGAAACCGCTGACGATAGAAGACGAGTCTGATTGGTTAAACAACCACCCAGAGTCGGGACAGACGTTTGGGGAATG GTTTACAAAGGAGTTCCCCCAACACAGAGTGAATCGTCAGCGTCGTACCATCTACATCCTTCCCCTGGGGCCGTTCCCACCCGGGCACGCTGGACAATCTACAGCTGCTGCAGGTGCAACAGCAGGTGCAAGTACAAGCACAG GCGGTGCCAGTTCTTCAGCTAGAGGTGCAACGGGCGGGGCAGCGGGCGGGGCAGAGGGCGGGGCCAGTCCAAGCTCAAGGACAGACAAGGTGCTGCTGGCCTGGCTGCAGAAGTTCTGCCAGTGTTTCTTCCTGGGTGTGGACGTCAAGTTCCTGGATCCGGTGCGGGTTCGTGAGGTCCGATGCCGCACAAGGATTAATGAGCACACGAAG CAATGGCAGCTGCTGTCCAAGGACATCCTTGACTACCTGGTGAGTAAGAAGCCGCGCGATGCCATCTGCCTGGTTGCCGTGACGATGCTGGACCTGTACCCCAGCGACTCCTGGAACTTTGTCTTCGGACAAGCCTCTCTCGTAACAGG ATGCGGCGTGTTCAGCTTTGCTCGGTATGACGAGAATTTCTACTACATTCCTCGAGATCGCAAGAAAGCCAAGAAGTCTGAGCTGGAGGAGTTCAACATGCCGCCAGTCACGAGCGTACTCCTGCTCAGAGCCtgcaag GTGATGACACATGAGCTGTGTCACATGTTTGGTATGAAGCACTGCATCTACTTCTCCTGCTGCATCAACGGCTCCAACAGTCGCGACGAGTCGGACCGCCGGCCCGTCGACCTCTGCCCCGTCTGCCTCCGCAAGCTCCAGGAGGCCGTGGACTTCCGTCTCGCCGTGCGATTCCGCGctatgctgcagtactgcaccAAGGAATCCTGGGACTCGGGCGTGCCCGCCCCTCCTCTGGAGGCGTTCGAACCGTTCAAGAAATGGCTGGAGAAAGTTCTGGTGTTCTTGGAGGAAACGCCAGCTGCTGGGAATGAAACGCCAGCTGCTGGGAATGAAACGCCAGCTGCTGGGAATGAAGAAAGCAGCCAAGCTTCCAACTAG
- the LOC118429248 gene encoding archaemetzincin-2-like isoform X3, whose amino-acid sequence MTSRSESARIRQLLQGLTEDEILELMRMISPKFAPADAETRKKAVLPDPNEKKSTKRYENLKAAERRYFAEAYNESSELWKPLTIEDESDWLNNHPESGQTFGEWFTKEFPQHRVNRQRRTIYILPLGPFPPGHAGQSTAAAGATAGASTSTEGGASSSARGATGGAAGGAEGGASPSSRTDKVLLAWLQKFCQCFFLGVDVKFLDPVRVREVRCRTRINEHTKQWQLLSKDILDYLVSKKPRDAICLVAVTMLDLYPSDSWNFVFGQASLVTGCGVFSFARYDENFYYIPRDRKKAKKSELEEFNMPPVTSVLLLRACKVMTHELCHMFGMKHCIYFSCCINGSNSRDESDRRPVDLCPVCLRKLQEAVDFRLAVRFRAMLQYCTKESWDSGVPAPPLEAFEPFKKWLEKVLVFLEETPAAGNETPAAGNETPAAGNEESSQASN is encoded by the exons ATGACCTCGCGGTCGGAGTCAGCGCGTATCCGCCAGCTGCTGCAGGGTCTGACGGAGGACGAGATTCTGGAGCTGATGAGGATGATCTCCCCGAAGTTCGCGCCGGCCGACGCAGAGACGCGCAAGAAGGCCGTGCTTCCGGACCCTAATGAGAAGAAGAGTACAAAGAGATatgag AATTTAAAGGCAGCCGAGCGACGTTACTTTGCGGAAGCGTACAACGAGAGCAGCGAGTTGTGGAAACCGCTGACGATAGAAGACGAGTCTGATTGGTTAAACAACCACCCAGAGTCGGGACAGACGTTTGGGGAATG GTTTACAAAGGAGTTCCCCCAACACAGAGTGAATCGTCAGCGTCGTACCATCTACATCCTTCCCCTGGGGCCGTTCCCACCCGGGCACGCTGGACAATCTACAGCTGCTGCAGGTGCAACAGCAGGTGCAAGTACAAGCACAG AAGGCGGTGCCAGTTCTTCAGCTAGAGGTGCAACGGGCGGGGCAGCGGGCGGGGCAGAGGGCGGGGCCAGTCCAAGCTCAAGGACAGACAAGGTGCTGCTGGCCTGGCTGCAGAAGTTCTGCCAGTGTTTCTTCCTGGGTGTGGACGTCAAGTTCCTGGATCCGGTGCGGGTTCGTGAGGTCCGATGCCGCACAAGGATTAATGAGCACACGAAG CAATGGCAGCTGCTGTCCAAGGACATCCTTGACTACCTGGTGAGTAAGAAGCCGCGCGATGCCATCTGCCTGGTTGCCGTGACGATGCTGGACCTGTACCCCAGCGACTCCTGGAACTTTGTCTTCGGACAAGCCTCTCTCGTAACAGG ATGCGGCGTGTTCAGCTTTGCTCGGTATGACGAGAATTTCTACTACATTCCTCGAGATCGCAAGAAAGCCAAGAAGTCTGAGCTGGAGGAGTTCAACATGCCGCCAGTCACGAGCGTACTCCTGCTCAGAGCCtgcaag GTGATGACACATGAGCTGTGTCACATGTTTGGTATGAAGCACTGCATCTACTTCTCCTGCTGCATCAACGGCTCCAACAGTCGCGACGAGTCGGACCGCCGGCCCGTCGACCTCTGCCCCGTCTGCCTCCGCAAGCTCCAGGAGGCCGTGGACTTCCGTCTCGCCGTGCGATTCCGCGctatgctgcagtactgcaccAAGGAATCCTGGGACTCGGGCGTGCCCGCCCCTCCTCTGGAGGCGTTCGAACCGTTCAAGAAATGGCTGGAGAAAGTTCTGGTGTTCTTGGAGGAAACGCCAGCTGCTGGGAATGAAACGCCAGCTGCTGGGAATGAAACGCCAGCTGCTGGGAATGAAGAAAGCAGCCAAGCTTCCAACTAG
- the LOC118429248 gene encoding archaemetzincin-2-like isoform X1, producing the protein MTSRSESARIRQLLQGLTEDEILELMRMISPKFAPADAETRKKAVLPDPNEKKSTKRYENLKAAERRYFAEAYNESSELWKPLTIEDESDWLNNHPESGQTFGEWFTKEFPQHRVNRQRRTIYILPLGPFPPGHAGQSTAAAGATAGASTSTGETEGGASSSARGATGGAAGGAEGGASPSSRTDKVLLAWLQKFCQCFFLGVDVKFLDPVRVREVRCRTRINEHTKQWQLLSKDILDYLVSKKPRDAICLVAVTMLDLYPSDSWNFVFGQASLVTGCGVFSFARYDENFYYIPRDRKKAKKSELEEFNMPPVTSVLLLRACKVMTHELCHMFGMKHCIYFSCCINGSNSRDESDRRPVDLCPVCLRKLQEAVDFRLAVRFRAMLQYCTKESWDSGVPAPPLEAFEPFKKWLEKVLVFLEETPAAGNETPAAGNETPAAGNEESSQASN; encoded by the exons ATGACCTCGCGGTCGGAGTCAGCGCGTATCCGCCAGCTGCTGCAGGGTCTGACGGAGGACGAGATTCTGGAGCTGATGAGGATGATCTCCCCGAAGTTCGCGCCGGCCGACGCAGAGACGCGCAAGAAGGCCGTGCTTCCGGACCCTAATGAGAAGAAGAGTACAAAGAGATatgag AATTTAAAGGCAGCCGAGCGACGTTACTTTGCGGAAGCGTACAACGAGAGCAGCGAGTTGTGGAAACCGCTGACGATAGAAGACGAGTCTGATTGGTTAAACAACCACCCAGAGTCGGGACAGACGTTTGGGGAATG GTTTACAAAGGAGTTCCCCCAACACAGAGTGAATCGTCAGCGTCGTACCATCTACATCCTTCCCCTGGGGCCGTTCCCACCCGGGCACGCTGGACAATCTACAGCTGCTGCAGGTGCAACAGCAGGTGCAAGTACAAGCACAGGTGAAACAG AAGGCGGTGCCAGTTCTTCAGCTAGAGGTGCAACGGGCGGGGCAGCGGGCGGGGCAGAGGGCGGGGCCAGTCCAAGCTCAAGGACAGACAAGGTGCTGCTGGCCTGGCTGCAGAAGTTCTGCCAGTGTTTCTTCCTGGGTGTGGACGTCAAGTTCCTGGATCCGGTGCGGGTTCGTGAGGTCCGATGCCGCACAAGGATTAATGAGCACACGAAG CAATGGCAGCTGCTGTCCAAGGACATCCTTGACTACCTGGTGAGTAAGAAGCCGCGCGATGCCATCTGCCTGGTTGCCGTGACGATGCTGGACCTGTACCCCAGCGACTCCTGGAACTTTGTCTTCGGACAAGCCTCTCTCGTAACAGG ATGCGGCGTGTTCAGCTTTGCTCGGTATGACGAGAATTTCTACTACATTCCTCGAGATCGCAAGAAAGCCAAGAAGTCTGAGCTGGAGGAGTTCAACATGCCGCCAGTCACGAGCGTACTCCTGCTCAGAGCCtgcaag GTGATGACACATGAGCTGTGTCACATGTTTGGTATGAAGCACTGCATCTACTTCTCCTGCTGCATCAACGGCTCCAACAGTCGCGACGAGTCGGACCGCCGGCCCGTCGACCTCTGCCCCGTCTGCCTCCGCAAGCTCCAGGAGGCCGTGGACTTCCGTCTCGCCGTGCGATTCCGCGctatgctgcagtactgcaccAAGGAATCCTGGGACTCGGGCGTGCCCGCCCCTCCTCTGGAGGCGTTCGAACCGTTCAAGAAATGGCTGGAGAAAGTTCTGGTGTTCTTGGAGGAAACGCCAGCTGCTGGGAATGAAACGCCAGCTGCTGGGAATGAAACGCCAGCTGCTGGGAATGAAGAAAGCAGCCAAGCTTCCAACTAG